A genomic region of Acidimicrobiia bacterium contains the following coding sequences:
- a CDS encoding DNA-formamidopyrimidine glycosylase family protein, with amino-acid sequence MPEGDTISRVARTLNTVLAGRQLVRFESARLAGPGPRAGTTVLAVEARGKHLLVHFADGHVLHTHLRMTGSWHLYRVGEPWRKPRAR; translated from the coding sequence GATCAGCCGCGTCGCCCGCACGCTCAACACCGTCCTGGCCGGCCGCCAGCTGGTGCGCTTCGAATCGGCGCGCCTCGCGGGCCCAGGACCCCGAGCCGGGACCACCGTCCTCGCGGTCGAAGCCCGCGGCAAGCACCTGCTCGTCCACTTCGCCGACGGGCACGTCCTCCACACCCACCTGCGGATGACCGGCAGCTGGCACCTCTACCGAGTCGGTGAGCCCTGGCGGAAGCCGCGGGCGCG